From the Lathyrus oleraceus cultivar Zhongwan6 chromosome 4, CAAS_Psat_ZW6_1.0, whole genome shotgun sequence genome, one window contains:
- the LOC127075667 gene encoding probable plastidic glucose transporter 2 — CILGSLFIGIPVKEISGWWRVCFGVSTIPAAILALAMVFCAESPHWLYKQGRTAEAEVEFERLLGVSEAKFAISQLSKVDRGDDTDTVKFSELLHCHHSKVVFIGSTLFALQQLSGINVVFYFSSTVFKSAGVPSDVANVCIGFANLTGSIISTVLMDKLGRKVLLFWSFFGMAISMIIQATGASSLLLNTGALYLSVGGMLMFVFTFALGAGPVPGLLLTEIFPSRIRAKAMAFCMSVHWVCNFLVGLLFLRLLEKLGPQLLYSMFATFCMMAVIFVKRNVVETKGKSLQEIEIALLPQD; from the exons TGCATATTGGGCTCGTTATTTATTGGAATCCCTGTCAAAGAAATTTCTGGATG GTGGCGGGTTTGTTTTGGGGTATCTACCATACCTGCAGCTATACTTGCTCTGGCTATGGTCTTTTGTGCAGAAAGTCCACATTGGTTATACAAG CAAGGAAGAACTGCTGAAGCTGAAGTTGAGTTTGAAAGGCTTCTGGGTGTATCCGAAGCAAAGTTTGCAATATCACAGTTATCCAAGGTAGATAGAGGTGACGATACTGATACTGTGAAGTTCTCTGAATTGCTTCATTGTCATCATTCTAAAG TTGTTTTTATTGGATCAACCCTATTTGCTTTACAACAGCTATCTGGTATAAATGTTGTGTTTTATTTCTCTTCAACTGTTTTTAAAAGTGCTGGAGTACCATCGGATGTTGCAAATGTGTGCATAGGATTTGCTAATTTGACAG GATCTATCATTTCAACGGTTTTGATGGATAAACTTGGAAGGAAGGTTCTACTCTTTTGGAGTTTCTTTGGCATG GCGATATCAATGATCATTCAAGCCACAGGAGCAAGTTCACTTTTACTAAACACGGGAGCTCTGTACCTATCTGTTGGTGGCATGCTAAT GTTTGTCTTTACATTTGCTCTTGGAGCTGGTCCAGTTCCAGGTCTACTTCTAACAGAAATCTTTCCCAGTCGAATCAGAGCCAAAGCCATGGCATTCTGTATGTCTGTACATTGG GTCTGTAATTTCCTTGTTGGGTTACTGTTCTTGCGTTTACTGGAGAAACTTGGTCCACAACTGCTTTACTCAATGTTTGCTACATTCTGCATGATGGCAGTAATCTTTGTAAAAAGAAATGTGGTGGAAACCAAAGGGAAATCACTTCAAGAAATTGAGATAGCACTTCTTCCCCAAGACTAG
- the LOC127075668 gene encoding uncharacterized protein LOC127075668 encodes MATQTIVEAAQKVVTSETLRNAAKQSQRCLTVPVHLRHAIKKYLREQEEPYMKRKVLRLSQSFNEIKNVNLQLATTTSREIVEDPLKSSEQSKRWKITSSYGDIGLTYRNDETIAYVASRMPAVYSACYRVLKEVRRRLPGFSPTKVLDFGAGTGSAFWALREVWPKSLEKVNLIEPSQSMQRAGQSLIQGLKNLPLIHSYDSIQALSKSIGKSERGHDLVIASYVLGEIPSLKDRITIVRQLWDLTQDVLVLVEPGTPHGSNIIAQMRSHILWMEKRKHRKSSNKNNEVCKDLITEKAGAFVVAPCPHDGTCPLVKSGKYCHFVQRLERTSSQRAYKRSKGEPLRGFEDEKFSYVVFRRGRRPSEPWPLDGITFDTLKEQHAKRNPEDLEIDYEDWLKLQQADDDEDASRVVDVVKYDSDAVETDREDDNEVDEEIEEVTTSADLGGGWGRIVFMPVRRGRQVTMNVCKSTKSDASEGSFVRMVVTKSKNPTLHHQAKKSIWGDLWPC; translated from the exons ATGGCTACCCAGACAATAGTTGAAGCTGCGCAGAAAGTTGTCACCTCTGAAACCCTCCGCAATGCAGCCAAACAATCTCAACGATGCCTCACTGTCCCTGTACATCTCCGCCATGCCATTAAGAAGTACCTTCGAG AGCAGGAGGAGCCATATATGAAGAGGAAGGTATTGAGACTGTCCCAGTCATTCAATGAAATCAAGAACGTCAATCTGCAGCTAGCAACCACCACATCGAGGGAGATAGTTGAAGACCCCTTAAAGTCTTCTGAGCAGTCAAAACGTTGGAAGATTACGAGCTCCTATGGTGACATTGGTCTCACGTACAGAAATGATGAGACAATTGCTTATGTGGCTTCTCGAATGCCTGCCGTTTACTCTGCTTGTTACAGAGTACTTAAAGAG GTTCGTAGAAGGCTTCCTGGTTTCTCTCCAACCAAGGTCTTAGATTTTGGTGCTGGGACTGGTTCAGCTTTCTG GGCATTACGAGAAGTTTGGCCAAAATCTTTAGAGAAAGTAAATTTAATAGAACCATCACAGTCAATGCAGCGTGCAGGTCAAAGTCTCATACAAG GTCTCAAGAATTTGCCACTTATTCATAGCTATGACAGTATTCAAGCTCTGTCTAAAAGTATTGGTAAATCGGAGAGAGGGCATGACCTTGTAATTGCT TCTTATGTGCTGGGAGAGATCCCTTCGTTAAAGGATCGGATTACCATAGTTCGCCAGCTTTGGGATCTAACACAAGATGTTCTG GTTTTGGTTGAACCTGGAACGCCTCATGGATCCAATATTATAGCTCAGATGAGATCTCACATATTATGGATGGAAAAGAGA AAACATCGTAAATCTTCTAATAAAAACAATGAAGTTTGTAAAGATTTGATCACTGAAAAGGCCGGTGCTTTTGTGGTCGCTCCT TGTCCTCATGATGGTACTTGTCCATTGGTAAAATCTGGAAAGTATTGTCATTTCGTACAGCGTTTGGAAAGGACATCATCTCAGCGTGCTTACAAG CGTTCAAAAGGTGAGCCCTTGCGTGGCTTTGAAGATGAGAAATTCTCCTATGTTGTTTTTAGACGTGGAAGAAGACCAAG TGAACCTTGGCCCCTTGATGGTATTACATTTGACACTCTGAAGGAGCAACATGCCAAAAGAAATCCAGAGGATCTTGAAATTGACTACG AGGACTGGTTGAAGTTGCAACAAGCTGATGACGATGAGGATGCTTCTCGTGTAGTAGATGTAGTAAAATATGATTCTGATGCTGTTGAAACCGACCGTGAAGACGACAATGAAGTGGATGAGGAAATCGAAGAAGTAACGACGAGTGCTGATCTTGGAGGTGGCTGGGGCAGAATTGTGTTCATGCCTGTTAGAAGGGGTAGACAGGTAACTATGAACGTGTGTAAATCAACCAAAAGCGATGCCTCAGAGGGTTCATTTGTCCGTATGGTTGTAACAAAGAGCAAGAATCCTACCTTGCATCATCAAGCCAAAAAATCTATTTGGGGTGACTTGTGGCCATGTTGA